The following is a genomic window from Oncorhynchus kisutch isolate 150728-3 linkage group LG6, Okis_V2, whole genome shotgun sequence.
CCAGCCATGGAGGACAGGAGAATTTTCCCTACAGGGGTAGCAGGTGATCCAAAAACAATGGGCATACCTTTAGAGGTCAAAACTGAGCCGGACACAAAAACCCGTAGGGTGAGAGAGGAGGCACTGCCTACCATACCCATCAGGGTTAAAAAAGAGGACGTCTCTGACGTGCCACTCAAAGTGCCCAGATTCCAGTACGTGGACTTTCCTTCGCTGCACCAGTGCATCCAGCAGCTCACCGTGCCACCCTTGGACAGCTGGCTGGAGGGTTGCCCTCTCGCTCTGGGAAGACCCTCTGGAGGATGTGCCCCTCTCACTTCCAAGGAGAAGGTTCCCAAGTTTAAGTATGTGGATTATCCCTCTCTGCACCACTGCATCCAGCAGTTGTCTGTGCCGCCTCTGGAGAGCTGGAGCTTGGGATTGGCCAGGCCAGGGAGTGCGGCGACAGGGGGACCTGGATCCACCACCTCTCAGCCCAGCTTTGTGAGGGGGAATCAGACAGGACAGGGAGATGTTTCAGCATCGGCTCAAAAGCAGGACAAGTACACTGCTTTCCCCTTCCCTGGTCCTGACCCCAGTTCCATCCAATTTGTGAACTCCTCAAACCAGGCATCCCATAAGCCTCAACTGCCTCAGATGCGCTTGAGCAGTCTGCCCCGAGCCAGGCCCGCAGTAAGCTCACAGGGGGAAGAGGCTCGCAATAAGGTGGTGTGTTCAGATCAGCTGTCTCAAAAGTCCTCTAATCCCAAATCTTGGGTTGCTGGAATGAAGCGTGTCAGAGGAGCAGGGCTACTCCATCAGAGTAATAGGAAGTCAGCTGGTGATGATAATTGGCATGCAGACCTAAAGAAATCTCCAGAAAGTCATCAAGAGGCCAAAGTGGAGCTCAGTGACTCTCCTGACCTAGGGCAAGGTTTTTGGAGAACCATCCCAGAGTCTGTCTGCCCCTTTTGCCAAAATATGTTTTCAAATCCAGAGGAATTGCGGATCCACCAGAAGAGTCACAGAGAAAAGGTGAGTCTGTAGTACCTTGAAAAATGTTCTGAATATGTGACAAATCCTTCTTTATCCAATCAAATTGTGTATCAAAGAATGATGAATCTTGTCTCATGATGTTTGTCATATAATTTCAGAAGCCACATTGATGTCTTGACCAAGGACACGCACAGCTGACAACAAGGAATATCTTCACAACTGTGCATCTACTTCAGTACTTACTACACAGGCGTGGATTGTGGCAGTCATCTTCACAAATTATTGGTCACCTGAAAGAGGCCACTGAGGTGGTTTTGAGTGTTGTGTGTTTATCTTGATGACCTACTGTAGGTGAGGGACTACAAACAAACTCCTTTAGCTAAGAGCCTAATTCATAATTCAGTTTAGGAATTAAATGTGAAATTAAATGTAATAGATTGACCTGCAGTGGCTCTTGATAGTCTTACAACTCTTCATTTACTTATGGGTTAATTTGCCAGGAGGTGGTACACATTAGATTAGATATAACAGGAAAATCAACCATTTGATGTTTCAATTCAAATGTCAGGAATTCGATTGAAATGCAAAGAAATGCTTTCATTTTTGTGCTGCGGTAGTTgagaatttaatttgaatttattTTCCTTAAAAGGGATGCCAATGTTTTCCTGTTTACAAGCTCTTGTTGGTGAAGTTTCGCTTTAAGGCAAAAAACATGAGTAAATTGGGGTATCAGCACCTTGTTCACTGGAGATGGCTGCCTGTTCAGTATTTTTAACATAATTATCCAGCTTTGGATGCCTATAAAACTATTAGCTTTTGTTGCGAAACAACACAGGCTTCTTTATTATTATCTAATGTTTTTATGCTTTGTATTTTGATGTTTCTTTTTTTACAATGGTAATTACATATTATTGCTTGTAATGTCAAGAAATAACTTTACACTTTTCTTAAACTTCGTTTTCAATTGTCTGTGTGCATTAAAGCTTTTCTAGTAAAGATTATTACTCTACTTTCCAGCAAATGCTATACGCATACAAGTGTCACATTATTTTCAGTACATACTATGGTAGCCTACACTACACTGTTCTCTAAAAAAAATGCCAAGAAAACATCCATGATTATTAAGAGTTCAACCTTTCCATCAACAACATAATTACAAAAACTATTTGTGATGATGTATGGCTATGCCATTTAAAACTAGGCCCAAAACAGTAAAAGTTGTAAAGTAAaccagtcaaatcaaattgtatttgtcacatggtctgaatacaacaggtgtaggtagaccttatcatgaaatgcttacttacaagcccttaaccaacaatgcagttcaagaaatagagttaagaaaatatttactacatagataattaacagcgagcaggggggggggggtcaatgtaaatattccgggtggccatttcattaattgttcagcagtcttatggcttgagggtagaagctgttaagacctagacttggcactctgctaccgcttgccgtgcggtagcagagagaacagtctatgacttgggtctttgggccttcctctgacaccgcctagtatataggtcctgaatggcaggaagctgtactgggccgtacgcactatacTTTCTGTGGCAACTTACGattagatgccgagcagttgccataccaggcggtgatgcaaccagttgcaTGGTGcaactgtataactttttgaggatctgggaacccatgccaaatcttttcagtctcgtgGGGGGGAAAAGGTCTTGTCGTTCCCTATTcaaaactgtcttggtgtgtttggaccatgatagttcgttggtgatgtagacaccgaggaacttgaaattctcgacccgctccactacagccccattaatgttaatgggggcctgttcggccctccttttcctatagtccacgatcaactcatttgtcttgctcacattgagggagaggttgttgttctggcaccacactgccagatctctgacctcctccatgtaggctgtctcatcgttgtcggtgatcaggcctaccactgttgtgtcgtcagcaaaggtgttggagtcgtgcttgccCTTGCTCATAGGTggaaagggagtacaggagggtactagctcgcacccctgaggggcgtgtgttaagtgttgaggatcagcgtggcaaatatgttgttgcctacccttaccacctgggggcggcccgtcaggaagtccaggacccagttgcagagggaggtgttaagtcccagggtccttagcttagtgatgagctttatgggcactatggtgttgaatgctgagctgtagtcaatgaacagcattctcacatactgtaggtgttccttttgtccaggtgtgaaagggcagtgtggagtgcgattgagattgcgtcatctgttggGGCAGCATGCCAGACCATAACTAAATGCTTTCATATAAACAATGTGGCATCACTGGCATGGGACCTTCCATTCAAAGAATAGGGATATTCCACTTGGGATGCAATGTTTCACTTACACAATACAACTACAGCTGAGAGCTGTGCAGCAAAAGTTTGATTGATGAGGACTATGCGAAGAAGACCTAAAGTTAAAAGTCTGTCTACTGAAAACCCTCAAAATAATAGattttaaggtaagggttagggttggggttaaggttagggacaTCGCAAGGATCCAGAAAAGGGATCTGGTAACCCAGAAGTAAATTCGGTCAGCTGCATGATTAACTCTGTCTGTGCTTCTGTGTTCATATTGTAGGTGCAGAGGAAAAGGAGAAGCGAGAGGATTTTCTCTGCTCAAAATCCAATAAATGGCCTAGCTGGCTTCTGGTTGGCAGGTCATTTGACACACCCAATAGCGCCCGTACTACACTTACACCCGATGTGCCGGTACTACACTTGGTTTGTTGGCAGGTGCCGCTGCAGCTGCGAGTCACTCAATAATGCCCCACTGGATAAACCGGTGTCAGTGTCAGATCTGACTGCCTAACTAATCTAACTCACTGTTGCGCCGATCTGCATCACAAACATTTTGGAAGCTGTTTCGCTGATTCTCTTCCATAACTCCACCCCATAGTTACTGTTGCTATAACCAGCAGTTACTGTTCCTCATCTGTGTGGGAGCAGTTCGTGGGAAAAGGGGAGAGATTGGGCAAAGTACTGcaagctaacaagctagcagctaATTCTGTGGCTATATACTGCATGTAACTAGCTAACTAGTTAGCAACTCGTTTGTTACTGTATAAAATAGTATATGGACGTGTTGATTGTATTCTCTGAACTAATAGCTTCAGCACCTTGGTCAGTTAGTTTCCAGGCCAATAAGCTAGCTAGCAAGTTGTGTGGACATTTAGTTAGATAGCTGCTGCGCAACATATTCAAAGCCATTTACAACCTCTAAACACATCATTGGAAAGTGTCAAGTTGTGTGTATATGTCAGCATTTTAAGGGATAAGTAGATAAGACAATCTACTGAAATCATTCTGGTTGAACACATTTTGGCACACAGTGACTGGGAGAAGAACCCCTTAGGCCGCGTTTCATTACAGTAGGCTATTTGAGTTTGTCCTTGGTGAGACAGTCTTTACAAATACTGCTGGTTTATCATTTGATAAAGTTTGTGCAGGTCCTGTTCTGACTGGAGATGTCCACCTGACTGCCCCTCCAACACCATATTTTGTGAAACAGTAAAACTTGCTTGTGTAACGGACGTGAaactgctagctagttagcgcccgggtatgggcgaggggacggtctaaagttatattGTTACACTTGACTCAATACTGTCAATGCCGCTAGCCCTTGGTATAGCTATACTGCATAATTACTTTTTCTTTGCAAATGTCAACTGGAAATTCAGAGGCATAATAGCCGATAAGTGTTTAGTTAGTTCATTGCTTTGTCATGCCCATGCCATAGCAATCAGTCTGCACAATTAACAAATAATTGTATTAGTGACCTGTGATAGAGACATTGTTCTACAGGTAACAGTTATTCGTGTCCTTGGAATCACTGGTGTTCAAGAAACATGTTACAATTTACACAACATGTCAACTCTTCACTGAAGAGCAAGAACATTTTTGAATTGTAATTCTATTTGTAGAACACCTTATTGAACATGTGACTTGTTTCTGGTAACAAAGTGGCAATGTAAATTTGACTGAACAGTTTCGCAATAGTGGATAAGTCTgccctcttcttcctcatcaGTACAGTTagaaacattagcagtagaattgGGGACAAAGTGAtgttcctcctctgtttctctcagcTATGGAGACTGAAACATCTGTGAAAAAGGAGCACAACTTATGTATTGGTTAGCATGTGTGGAAACTTAAAACAGAAGAGGTCAGTTTAATGCACCAGGGTAGTCAAGGACAAATGAAGTGTGAATGAGACTTTCTGTGTCCCGATTCACCACCCTTCTCCCCCACCATAAATGTATAAACATTGAATTGATGTCGTCATTGGCTATAGAGGGAGTTTCCATCATAAAATCCATGACACTGCACATTTTGGGAGATGGGTGGACAATCAGGACTTACGCCTACCCTTTACCCTAAGTCAAAGTAAGCACTCATACAATCACCCTCATGGGCTTAAAAGGAATAGACGGGTGTAAGGAATATGGTGGAACTGCAGTTGGTCAGTGGAACAACTACCTTCTCATAGTTTCCTGAGGGTTGGAACACAAAATAGATTAGTTGAAAGGCACAGTTTCAGGTCTCGAGCAAATTAACTTTTCTTCCAAAGATAACATTTGTAGCCTTCAAATATCACATCAGAAAAATGAAACTGAATCAGACTATTTCCAGTCCATATCATAGGTCATACCCTTTCAGAGACTCTGGTACTGTGTCCACTGTTAACAATTGACAATATTTACTTAGTATGTATACAAGGCAAAGGTAAACATGTCGTCCCCCACAAATGATTCTGTCCCCTTGGGCCAATTGAGATATTGCGTGTGATTAACACATTTCAGTTATTTACTATAGTTCCTGCCTTGGGCCAATCAGTATAATTATCTAAATGctggatctctatggcaagatgCATCATTCCCCCAAGTGCAGGCAAGTGCTGTCTGAAATATTGTGTGTGATGAATGTATGAATGGACAGAGACATATCCACAGTCTACTACCCCATTTCATTGCGGGGGACCACAAAACCCTGACTTGTGTGGTGGAAAGTAAAAAACAGCATAGTATGCCTAATTAAACAGCATAGTATGTAATGAATTCATTTCCTCCACATATCCTCCCTTTTGAGACTAAGTCTCAACCTAATAGGGAATGACTTATGAGCATTTCCATCAAACAAGCATTAACAtgaggggaaagagggaaagtAGAAGACTGGTCACCATGATGGTAGTGGCCTTTAACTTTTTCACACCACCAACATatgggtgtgatcattctacagtggtccctgctgCGTACGCTCAAACTGATGTGATTAGAATGCTTATTTAGAACGTCCAGTTTTGATTGGTGCAACAGTCAGCATTTGAGCTACCACACTGtttttttcacagaaacatttagcacaaacacagtccttatatagttatgtccagaatgtgacccgtttatttttggatgcaatgttcagacattcacagaagtagctacaacataacacaatcatccaaaccggaaaatgtaggctaattttatcctagcgctaactgaggaaagattgacgtaaCATAAGCATTCATATTTTCATAACTCTCGATTGACAGAAACTACAGCAGGAATTAGCGAATAGCAATTACTATATAAAAataatcacatcacgggtgagctcaccattgatctaaatacttgagtaaaacactttctagaaattgAAAGTAATCCAACGATGGGTTGTATGTGCACGCCaccatgtttgttttttctcaTCAACCAAAGATAAGAAGACAAGATGGGgttggtctgtttatagtatgcatgttgaagggggtgtgttaaggatttttttttaatcaataatgactaattatgtatacatttcaatcaggactgactaatcagaatactattatgtactgtatatgtatgacatttcttttaatcctagtactgaatatgtgtgtaattataatcaagaattagaacaatgactgtctgttccgtGGTAGAAATTAATGAACTTATCGTCAgtctggctagaatgcttatctacacaggaagACCTTGGCTGTCATAAATTATCTAAATTGGTGTGGGACGATgcgggaaggcttgagaactatactgccattgtaccagagtggagaagagacgggacagttcgaaaactaatgacgtcattttcagtttataacctgtggtaaattgtatCGTGTTCAGTACTCTTGAGAATAAACGCTActgattgattttgagactggtctctgaccattttatgcaaataagggtcttacaaattcttaggagTGGGCAGTGTTTaattggttaaataaaacaaaggaatttaattcctgtaacaGTGTGTCGTCTACCATCGTTCACATTCCATCATTCACTTCTGGAAGTTTACTCAAAAAGTGAGTGAACCCTCcctcacctcattttgttataaaATCCTTGGTCCGAAAGACGTTTACGTGAAACCCAGAATGCGTTGTATttcaacaaacatggctccacacatagctggaattagcttagcaCATCATAGTCAGTACAACCTTCATAAAAGTATTTTTATACAcaatgtgtccattacaatctatgcaagaatcggaatgcatgatttgtcaccagtacttgaaaacgtgaataaaacagtatataaataaataattaccacacaaaacattttctgatagtgatGTATCGAATCAATTGGCACGTGCCGGCAGTCAATCACGtaacctctcactcccactctgagTGATTCAGTGTTGTTCtttatgtatgtagctagtgagctaagctgtagcattagcaatgtctttcaaaaggagacaactcacaaatgCAGAAAGATTTTGTACAATTCTGACaaagtcaggaatcagattctgacagtgacaATGAGGATCTGCCCCCCAACCTTCtagccattgagaaccctgaatctgaggacCCCTTGTCCCCTGACGAAGCCCGAggtccctttgaagatgctggtgtTGACGGAGGCAGACTGACAGTGGATAATGTACAGGAGGgtctgtggtagctggaaggctgccagccatttcctggccctgctgtttgctttgatgagtcccagtctggattgcaaagccccttgccatttccctctgaggcagagtgcttcatgctgtttctgacagaggagctggtgggagacataCTAGAGGAGACCAACCGCTATGCCTTGGAGctgcaggagaagagagagccaggagtgagGGGGAAACTCGCTAAAAGGCTGACAATCACAATTTGTGAAATGCATACCTTCCTGGTGACAATCCTTCTCATGGGAATAGTAAAACATAACTCCCTAagagaatactggagcacagatcctatggttgcaactcccttctttgccaccctcttttcccaaggCCGCTTCCTATTTCTGCTGCGATGCCTGCATTTTGTCAACAAATCTACTGCCAACCTAAATGACCCGTTACACAAAATACAAAATGTTCTTACCAGCTTGACAATAGCATTTGGTAGGGTCTTTGTGCCATCCAAGGACCTATGCATTGATAAGTCCCTGATGTTACGGAAGGGTAGGCTGGCGTTCCACCCAAAAGGCAAAGGTTTGTGGTCAAGTGCTTTGTTATGTGCGACGTGAAGACAGGATTTGTCCAGGACATTATAGTTTACACAGGATCCACCATTGACATCCAACATTATGAGGGGCTTGGGGTGTCTGGTTCCACGGTGATGACCATGCTGGCTCCTCATCACGACAAGGGACACACTTTGAATGTGGACAATTGGTACAGCAGTCCCACACTCTTCCAGCAAGTGTTTTCTTGCTGTGTTTTCATCCAGTACTGTTAAGGAGTGAACGCTAGGATACTAAATCTGGCCTCAATCTTCAACTCCAAACATGTCCAGTTCCAGTTATGATATTGGCAAATAatgttcaaataaaataaaattgtatttgtcacatacacatggttagcagatgttaatgcgagtgtagcgaaatgcttgtgcttctagttccgacaatgcagtaataaccaacaagtaatctaactaacaattccaaaactactgtcttatacacacaagtgtaaggggaaaaagaacatgtacataaagatatgaatgagtgatggtacagagcggcataggcaagatacagtatatacatatgagaatgtaaacaaagtggcatagttaaagtggctagtgatacatgtattacataaagatgcagtagatgatatagagtacagtatatacgtatatatgagatgaataatgtagggtatgtaaacattatattaggtagcattgtttaaagtggctagtgatatattttacatcatttcccatcaattcccattattaaagtggctggagttgagtcagtgtgttggcagcagccactcaatgttagtggtggctgtttaacagtctgatggccttgagatagagactgaaagacagcttctcgtcccagctttgatgcacctgtactgacctcgccttctggatgatagcggggtgaacaggcattggctcgggtggttgttgtccttgatgatctttatggccttcctgtaacatcgggtggtgtaggtgtcctggagggcaggtagtttgcccccggtgatgcgttgtgcagacctcactaccctctggagagccttacggttgtgggcggggCAGTTGCCGTACTGTTTGTATGTGTGGTTTCTGAAAATACAGAATAAAGAGGAATTATTACTAATTAGAATACAATATCAGGATATAGCAATAAAACAATATTACAAAGAAGTAACACTGCTATAAAAATTATAAAATTGTATTGTCAAAATCAATAATATGAGTCATATAACAGTAAGAAACAGTAACTGTTGAGCTCCACAAGGGTGCAAGGCAGAACAGGGCTATGCTAAACAGGCCAATCGAAAACAAACCATGGTCATAAGGCCAGGGGAGCTTCAAAAGCCAACACAAGCTAATACTTCTCCGACGCAATTatcattgttttacagagctaatagaataATGTAGGTAGCTACATAAGCACGATTTACTcaaacaccataaaggttatgaaattAGTCATGTTACCTTGCGTGTCCGCGGTTATAAGGAATACACACATACGTTATGCTCGATACATACTGTGAGTTATAGTAGAAACAACATAACTGCATACAGACGGCAAACTTTTACAatgtaataaggcacttactttgttAGAAACGCACACATGTTCAAAGTTATTATCATTTAGTAATGAAAACAATAATGGTGAAGCGGAAAATGAAAAAAGTTTGTGCAGGTCCTGTTCTGACTGGAGATgcgcaaatgtctgcatacttgatctgcgtgtcacaccctgatctgtttcacctgtcttgtgcatgtctccaccccccaccaggtgtctcccatttccccctattatcccctgtgtaGTTATACCggcattttctgtttgtctgttgccagttcgtcttgttttatCAAGTCTTACCAGTGTGTTTTCCAGAGTCTCTAGTTTCTGTTTTCTATTCCTCCcgggttctgaccattctgcctgccctgaccctgcctgctgttctgtccgATTTAATTTGccttggattactgacctctgcctgccctggacCTGCCATTTGCCTGCCCCGTTTTGTAATAAACATCTGAGATTTGAGCACCCTAGCTTGAGAGCAGTGCAGATGAACTATCCTGTTGTGTAACTGACATCATGTGTATTAAAAACTCACGCTGGGGCAACCGCTAGAGATATTTGGAAGTCAAGTGTGAAAAGGTTAACTCTACCTTGGGAGCACCATTTACAGAATCTTTGCCGTGGGCATGGCCTATGCACATGCTGCACCATTAACTCAATGTTTTTAGATGGGTGTTATGGATTATCATAATCTCCATCAGACATGTAATCAGGCATTGGAAATTAATCTGGTTTTACTGCACAATTTCTTAACACAAGATATAATAAGCATTATTGCAAAAAAGATAACGAAGCCATAAATCAACCAATGGAATATTGTAGCTCCAATAAGACCAAATAATGACTGAACCCATCCAAACGGATTCCAATCGTTGTCTGGTTGGTGATCATTTGCGAGATCACAGCTGAGCTCCTTCAGATGTTTCACATTTTTCTCTTATGTCATTGGGCCAACTCACAATAGCATCTCTGAATTCTTAATTAGATTGGAATTTTCCGTCAGCAGGGAAATGCTTCCCAATTTTATCCATGATTAGATTTATTTTCATATTTGAGCCGAATTTGTAGAATGTTCTCTCACTTCTTTAAGTGCCTCTATGGCTTTACTATAGTTTACCTCTTCTATTCCTACTTTTACGGGAGTGTCAGAGACAATGGATGACATTTCAATGGTGGTTATTTCTGTGCCTCTCTCAATGGTGTCCAGGGTGTTTAGATTCCCTCACTCACGGTTTTAATATATGCCAATCTTAACCATTTTCCAAGGTAGTGATACCCACTTCCCCGGAGAGTAGGTATGGTATTTGTTGATTGGTCATGGCACCTGATACCTTGTATTAGAACCAATACTGAAGCTTCTGCCAATTTACTACTGGAGAATATGGGAGACCTAATGTCTTATACCATTCTCATGCTTCAAATATCACTGTTGTTGACAACACATATTACCAAAATTAGGGTCCATCCTCCATCCATAACACAAATATCtcgtcaatacacacacactcaggaaacaaaaacaaacacactccCTCAAAATATGTTTTAATCACTCTATGTCATTTTACATTTTGTACCCACATGGTAGTTCCTCCAATGCAAATATCCATGTAGGGTTTAAATGTATAGCTGGTTTCCCAATCATAACCAACT
Proteins encoded in this region:
- the LOC109892683 gene encoding uncharacterized protein LOC109892683, with translation MEDRRIFPTGVAGDPKTMGIPLEVKTEPDTKTRRVREEALPTIPIRVKKEDVSDVPLKVPRFQYVDFPSLHQCIQQLTVPPLDSWLEGCPLALGRPSGGCAPLTSKEKVPKFKYVDYPSLHHCIQQLSVPPLESWSLGLARPGSAATGGPGSTTSQPSFVRGNQTGQGDVSASAQKQDKYTAFPFPGPDPSSIQFVNSSNQASHKPQLPQMRLSSLPRARPAVSSQGEEARNKVVCSDQLSQKSSNPKSWVAGMKRVRGAGLLHQSNRKSAGDDNWHADLKKSPESHQEAKVELSDSPDLGQGFWRTIPESVCPFCQNMFSNPEELRIHQKSHREKKPH